From the genome of Vigna radiata var. radiata cultivar VC1973A unplaced genomic scaffold, Vradiata_ver6 scaffold_301, whole genome shotgun sequence, one region includes:
- the LOC106754981 gene encoding putative lipid-binding protein At4g00165 — protein MIPKYSKLVCTFILLNLFFISSFAWDNLPCPPKSNTQPPSTAPHKCPINTLKFGVCGSWLGLVREAIGSKPSEKCCTVVKGVADLEAALCLCTAIKANVLGPVKLKVPVALTLLINACGKKVPSGFVCA, from the coding sequence ATGATTCCAAAGTACTCAAAGTTGGTTTGCACGTTTATACTGCTGAATTTGTTTTTCATCAGTTCTTTTGCATGGGATAATCTCCCTTGTCCTCCAAAATCCAATACCCAACCACCTTCCACTGCACCGCATAAATGCCCCATCAACACGCTCAAGTTTGGTGTTTGTGGAAGTTGGTTAGGGTTGGTAAGAGAAGCAATTGGAAGTAAACCAAGCGAGAAGTGTTGCACCGTGGTGAAAGGTGTCGCTGATCTTGAAGCGGCACTATGCTTGTGCACTGCTATTAAAGCCAATGTGCTGGGACCTGTCAAACTCAAAGTTCCTGTTGCTCTTACTTTGCTCATTAATGCTTGTGGGAAGAAGGTTCCGTCTGGATTTGTCTGTGCTTAg
- the LOC106754978 gene encoding cytochrome P450 83B1, translated as MELLLLIILSLSLMAVIILKKQRGKRKPSTSPPPGPRGLPLIGNLHQIDSSKFNIQLDKLTKTYGPLFSLQLGFKQAIVVSSPKLAKEILKDHDIDVCTRPPSLGPLKLTYNGQGMLFSPFNDYWRKIRKICMVHFFSSKRISSFSSVRKSEVKQMMDILSGHVRSSKVTNLSELLMSVSSGIICRVAFGRKYDEEGAERSRFHGLLNDSQAMLLSFFVSDYIPFLGWIDKLTGLFGRLENTFKALDVFFQEVIDDHLDPNRIKQNEDEDIVDVLLELKKQGRLSIDLTQDQIKAIILDILVAGTDTTAATSVWVMTGLMKNPRAMAKAEEEIRNACGNKELIEEEDVEKLEYLKAVIKETLRFYAPTPLVPREVIRSLSIDGYEIEAKTIVYVNGWSIQRDPEAWKDPEEYWPERFLKSEIDFKGHDFEFIPFGAGRRICPGMSLGIASVELITANLLNSFQWELPEGMKPQHIDTEGLPGLARHKKNHLFAFAKKRI; from the exons ATGGAGCTACTTTTGTTGATTATCCTTTCTCTTTCGCTTATGGCAGTGATCATCTTGAAGAAGCAGAGAGGCAAGAGGAAGCCATCAACGTCTCCTCCACCGGGTCCAAGAGGTCTTCCCCTCATTGGCAATCTTCACCAAATTGAtagttcaaaatttaatatccAACTAGATAAGCTCACAAAGACCTATGGTCCCCTTTTCTCCCTCCAATTAGGCTTCAAGCAAGCCATTGTTGTTTCATCTCCAAAACTAGCCAAGGAGATCCTCAAAGACCATGACATTGATGTCTGCACCAGGCCTCCCTCTCTTGGCCCTCTAAAACTCACATACAACGGCCAAGGGATGCTTTTCTCTCCCTTCAACGACTACTggagaaaaattagaaaaatttgtATGGTTCATTTCTTCAGCTCCAAACGGATCTCCAGCTTTTCCAGTGTGAGAAAATCTGAAGTCAAACAGATGATGGATATTTTATCTGGGCATGTTCGTTCTTCCAAAGTAACCAACTTGAGTGAGCTCTTGATGTCGGTCTCAAGCGGCATCATTTGTAGGGTTGCATTTGGGAGAAAGTACGATGAAGAAGGAGCTGAGAGAAGCAGGTTCCATGGGCTTCTAAACGACTCACAGGCTatgcttctttctttctttgtctcGGATTACATTCCGTTTTTGGGGTGGATCGATAAACTCACCGGCTTGTTTGGCCGTCTTGAAAACACTTTCAAGGCCTTGGATGTGTTCTTCCAAGAAGTCATTGACGACCACCTAGATCCGAATAGGATCAAACAAAATGAAGACGAGGATATTGTCGACGTGTTGCTTGAGCTTAAGAAGCAGGGTCGCTTGTCAATAGACCTCACCCAAGATCAAATCAAAGCTATCATTTTG GACATACTTGTGGCAGGGACTGACACAACTGCAGCCACATCCGTGTGGGTGATGACCGGATTGATGAAGAACCCAAGAGCAATGGCGAAAGCCGAAGAAGAAATTCGAAATGCGTGTGGGAACAAGGAGTTGATAGAGGAAGAGGATGTTGAAAAGCTTGAATATCTGAAGGCAGTGATAAAAGAGACACTTAGGTTTTATGCACCAACACCACTGGTACCAAGAGAAGTGATTAGAAGTTTGAGCATAGATGGGTATGAAATAGAAGCAAAGACAATAGTGTATGTGAACGGGTGGAGCATTCAGAGGGACCCTGAAGCTTGGAAAGACCCAGAAGAATATTGGCCAGAGAGGTTTTTGAAGAGTGAGATAGATTTTAAGGGACATGATTTTGAGTTTATTCCGTTCGGTGCAGGGCGTAGAATTTGCCCTGGCATGTCGCTGGGAATTGCATCAGTGGAACTCATAACTGCAAATCTTCTTAATTCGTTCCAATGGGAGTTGCCCGAAGGGATGAAACCTCAACACATAGACACTGAGGGGCTGCCAGGCCTTGCCCGACACAAGAAGAATCATCTTTTCGCTTTTGCCAAGAAACGTATTTGA